From one Sphingobacteriales bacterium genomic stretch:
- a CDS encoding Smr/MutS family protein, with the protein MMNIYPKNVLQKLEFPFILKELDNLCSGTLGKDFLQRQDFINNITELNRQLQCVKEVKEIIENDSPLPQYGFNTLPFLQKLSIDNYYLDVKELSALYYSLSAVTELFRFFTPKARHQLYPYLSEMVAAYSIETGLIAAISKVIDLYKETVKENATPALSGIRRQINEKIQEINAVFRKAVNQYRQHNYLAETEETVRDGRRVLSVRSEYKRSIKGLITDESDNGNITYIEPNETVYINNELAQLYLDERREIQKILIQLTRYIQPHRENIESLQILMGELDVLRAKAYFAIHYKCTMPELTTERMIYLREFVHPVLYFHHQKQHKPIVDNSILLDEKSRMMVISGPNAGGKSIILKSVGLIQLMLQFGMLIPARENSVMTVFDQLFVDIGDEQSIENDLSTYSSHLTNMNYFLSHASPKTLVLIDEMGMGTDPALGGPMAEAILEQIHQKKVFGVITTHFNNLKVFAANTENMQSGAMAFDTKNLKPLYQLQTGQPGSSFTFEIAKKSGLSEYIINRAAEKTGGNKKALEDVLNDIQTEKHFIKGLRKNVQAKETQLSDLTNSYEQLNKELDKEKKRLLKLYEARLLDRFNTESRNLENEMRVWKEQKNEKSKFIEVRKYIDEQREQIEKKLDDDVSHSTIQADAIIEVGSLVKLEEGVETGRVLELKNKVALVAFGNIQTKIKVHQLVPVGQEKKTPESKRNTYSSKILLEKSEFDYNLDIRGLMKDEAITALDNFMDRAIMYGIHHIKVIHGRGTGALKQAVQFYLKKYPHVNRFYYEKEQFGGDGITIVEMK; encoded by the coding sequence ATGATGAACATATATCCGAAAAATGTCCTCCAAAAATTAGAGTTTCCTTTTATCCTGAAGGAATTGGATAACCTATGTTCAGGAACATTGGGTAAAGATTTTCTGCAACGGCAGGATTTCATAAATAATATCACTGAATTGAACCGCCAGCTGCAATGTGTAAAAGAAGTAAAGGAGATTATAGAAAACGATTCACCCCTTCCGCAATATGGATTTAACACCTTGCCGTTTCTTCAGAAACTGTCCATCGATAACTATTACCTGGATGTAAAAGAATTGTCAGCTCTTTATTATTCGCTGAGTGCCGTCACCGAGCTTTTCAGGTTTTTCACGCCCAAGGCACGGCATCAGTTATATCCGTATCTGAGTGAAATGGTTGCTGCGTATAGCATTGAAACAGGTTTGATTGCCGCCATATCGAAAGTCATAGATTTATACAAGGAAACGGTAAAGGAAAATGCAACACCTGCATTATCAGGAATAAGAAGACAGATAAATGAAAAGATTCAGGAGATCAACGCCGTTTTCAGAAAAGCGGTCAATCAGTACAGACAGCATAATTATCTGGCTGAAACCGAAGAAACGGTTCGGGATGGCAGGCGTGTCTTATCCGTAAGGTCTGAATATAAACGAAGTATCAAAGGGTTGATTACAGATGAGAGTGACAACGGAAATATCACCTATATCGAACCCAATGAGACGGTTTATATCAATAATGAACTGGCACAGTTATATCTGGATGAGCGAAGGGAAATACAGAAGATACTGATACAGCTAACAAGATACATTCAGCCGCACAGGGAAAATATAGAGTCGCTCCAAATATTGATGGGGGAATTGGATGTGCTGCGCGCCAAAGCTTATTTTGCGATTCATTATAAATGTACCATGCCTGAATTAACAACGGAAAGGATGATATACCTGAGAGAATTTGTCCATCCCGTACTCTATTTTCATCACCAGAAACAACATAAACCGATCGTTGACAACTCTATTTTATTGGATGAAAAGAGCAGGATGATGGTCATATCCGGTCCGAATGCAGGCGGTAAGTCGATAATTCTTAAATCGGTAGGGCTGATACAGTTGATGCTGCAGTTCGGTATGCTGATTCCCGCAAGGGAAAATTCTGTCATGACGGTTTTTGACCAGCTCTTTGTTGATATTGGCGATGAACAGTCCATTGAAAATGATTTGAGTACCTACAGCTCACACCTGACGAATATGAATTACTTTCTGTCACATGCAAGCCCGAAGACTCTGGTGCTGATCGATGAAATGGGAATGGGCACCGACCCGGCATTGGGCGGCCCGATGGCGGAAGCTATTCTGGAGCAGATACATCAGAAAAAAGTGTTTGGGGTGATCACCACCCACTTTAATAATCTAAAGGTCTTTGCCGCCAATACGGAAAATATGCAAAGCGGCGCGATGGCGTTTGATACTAAAAACCTGAAGCCGCTTTACCAACTGCAGACCGGACAACCGGGCAGTTCCTTTACATTTGAAATTGCCAAAAAATCAGGACTTTCGGAGTATATCATAAATCGTGCAGCTGAAAAGACCGGAGGAAACAAAAAAGCCTTGGAGGATGTGTTGAATGACATCCAGACGGAAAAGCATTTTATCAAAGGACTTAGAAAAAATGTACAGGCGAAAGAGACGCAGCTGTCAGATCTCACTAATAGTTATGAGCAGTTGAATAAAGAGCTGGATAAGGAAAAAAAACGATTGTTAAAATTATACGAAGCGCGTTTGCTGGACAGATTTAATACAGAAAGCAGAAACCTTGAAAATGAAATGAGAGTATGGAAAGAACAGAAAAACGAAAAATCTAAATTCATAGAAGTCAGGAAATATATTGATGAGCAAAGGGAACAGATAGAGAAAAAACTGGATGACGATGTCTCCCATTCAACCATTCAGGCTGATGCTATAATCGAAGTGGGATCCCTCGTGAAACTGGAAGAGGGGGTGGAAACAGGCAGGGTGCTGGAATTAAAAAACAAGGTAGCACTGGTCGCTTTTGGCAATATTCAGACAAAAATAAAAGTACATCAGCTGGTGCCGGTGGGACAGGAGAAGAAAACTCCCGAATCAAAACGAAATACCTATTCCTCTAAAATACTCCTGGAAAAGAGTGAATTTGACTATAATCTGGACATCCGCGGACTGATGAAGGATGAGGCCATCACGGCACTTGATAATTTTATGGACAGGGCCATCATGTATGGAATTCATCATATTAAGGTCATTCACGGGAGGGGTACCGGAGCCTTAAAGCAGGCCGTACAGTTTTACCTGAAGAAATACCCTCATGTAAACAGATTTTACTACGAAAAAGAGCAATTTGGAGGCGATGGAATCACAATTGTGGAAATGAAATGA
- a CDS encoding DUF2520 domain-containing protein, with amino-acid sequence MKDTIRKISFIGSGNVATHLAKAFAQNGIVVRQIYSQTCDHSEVLAWQSNSIYSCDLNELDLDVDLLIFAVKDDVIKDLSKVILAKKPDIKVVHTSGTVGLDVFEGAKNAGIFYPLQSFSKTKRIDISQVPFLITSYNAAFKEELLGLAKVLSKKVYEYSDEQRKHLHIAAVFVNNFSNHLFALAQDYCEKHQLDYQLLLPLIHETITKIDTITPKNAQTGPAIRNDAEIIDKHLQTLKKEDDHLYQIYRLLTDSILKMYR; translated from the coding sequence TTGAAAGACACTATCCGTAAAATATCATTCATAGGCAGCGGCAATGTAGCCACACACCTGGCAAAGGCATTTGCTCAGAATGGTATTGTTGTCCGTCAGATATACAGCCAGACCTGCGATCATTCCGAAGTGCTGGCATGGCAGTCCAATTCCATTTACAGTTGTGATTTGAATGAACTGGATCTGGATGTGGATTTGCTGATTTTTGCGGTGAAGGATGATGTTATCAAGGATTTGTCAAAAGTGATATTGGCGAAGAAGCCCGATATAAAAGTGGTGCACACTTCCGGCACGGTCGGATTAGATGTGTTTGAAGGTGCAAAGAATGCCGGAATTTTCTATCCGTTGCAGTCTTTTTCCAAGACGAAGAGGATAGATATTTCTCAGGTACCATTCCTGATTACGTCTTACAACGCTGCGTTTAAGGAGGAGCTGCTGGGTTTGGCGAAAGTGCTGAGCAAGAAAGTGTATGAATACTCGGATGAACAGCGAAAGCATCTGCATATAGCAGCTGTTTTTGTCAACAATTTTTCCAATCATTTATTTGCTTTGGCACAGGATTATTGCGAAAAGCATCAGCTGGATTATCAGTTGCTGTTGCCCCTGATTCATGAAACAATCACCAAGATCGATACCATTACGCCGAAGAATGCTCAAACCGGACCGGCAATTAGAAACGATGCGGAAATTATAGATAAACATTTGCAAACCTTAAAAAAGGAAGATGATCATCTGTATCAGATTTATAGACTATTGACAGATTCAATTTTAAAAATGTACCGTTAA